From Apium graveolens cultivar Ventura chromosome 9, ASM990537v1, whole genome shotgun sequence, the proteins below share one genomic window:
- the LOC141685338 gene encoding adenylate isopentenyltransferase 5, chloroplastic-like: MRISISALASIVKCHRLPIIAGGSNSYIEALTDKGWWKRLDNISSPNLKGIRRTIGVSEFDYYFRVEAIHKVKINSCRLACVQLEKII; this comes from the exons ATGAGAATTTCCATATCGGCTTTGGCTTCTATTGTGAAATGTCACCGACTTCCTATAATTGCAGGAGGCTCAAATTCTTACATTGAAGCTCTCACCGACAAAG GGTGGTGGAAGCGGCTAGACAATATTTCTTCCCCAAATTTAAAGGGGATACGGAGAACCATTGGGGTGTCTGAGTTTGATTATTACTTTCGAGTTGAGGCTATTCATAAAGTGAAGATTAACAGTTGTAGATTAGCTTGTGTGCAGCTAGAAAAGATTATTTGA